The proteins below are encoded in one region of Campylobacter helveticus:
- a CDS encoding TSUP family transporter → MELDLSIYLILFGIATFAGFIDSIVGGGGLITIPALMASGIPPHLALATNKLQSVFGSFTAAATYFRSTTLPHLAWGVFFTALGAAFGTFCVLLVQDEHLKLIILVFLTLTFLYTAFKPSLGKSETTPKMQNIKLFHLIFGLTLGFYDGFLGPGTGSFWIFACVLFLGFNMKKASINTKILNFTSNIIALAIFLWLYEVLWLVGLLMGVGQVLGAFLGSKLVLKTNGKFIKALFLVVVGATIIKVAWDYIGVKGET, encoded by the coding sequence ATGGAGCTTGATTTAAGTATTTATCTCATTTTGTTTGGTATTGCCACTTTTGCGGGCTTTATCGATTCTATCGTGGGTGGGGGTGGGCTTATCACTATCCCCGCACTTATGGCAAGTGGAATCCCCCCTCATCTTGCCCTAGCGACAAACAAGCTTCAAAGCGTGTTCGGCTCTTTCACCGCTGCGGCGACTTATTTTCGCTCGACTACCTTGCCCCACCTTGCTTGGGGGGTGTTTTTTACGGCACTTGGGGCGGCTTTTGGCACTTTTTGCGTGTTGCTCGTGCAAGATGAGCATTTAAAGCTCATCATCTTGGTTTTTCTTACTCTCACCTTTCTTTACACGGCTTTTAAACCAAGTTTAGGTAAAAGTGAAACCACGCCTAAAATGCAAAATATCAAGCTTTTTCATCTCATCTTTGGGCTAACTTTAGGCTTTTATGACGGCTTTTTAGGACCTGGGACGGGGTCGTTTTGGATATTTGCTTGTGTGTTGTTTTTAGGCTTTAATATGAAAAAAGCTAGTATCAACACCAAAATTTTAAATTTCACAAGTAATATCATCGCCCTTGCCATTTTTCTATGGCTTTATGAAGTGCTTTGGCTTGTGGGGCTTTTGATGGGCGTGGGGCAGGTTTTAGGGGCGTTTTTAGGCTCTAAGCTTGTGTTAAAAACAAATGGGAAATTCATCAAAGCGTTATTTTTGGTCGTGGTGGGAGCGACTATTATCAAAGTGGCGTGGGATTATATTGGTGTCAAGGGGGAGACTTGA
- the flgK gene encoding flagellar hook-associated protein FlgK gives MGIFATLHTGVTGLKASEVQIATTGNNISNANSTFYTRQRVVQTTNGYITTGGVQVGTGTAIESIVRLHDEHAYFKLKNASTQQEYTGYLKQVLEEIGQRFPDLKNTGILNNLENYNKAWNDFASNPNENATKIALVNATKTLAESVNEAHSTLSKIQKKVNDDIKATVDEINRIGEEIAYLNKQIYGEEALPTDHANELRDRRDELELTLSKLVNSVASKNEIDQDNRFEQTIKDPGHHYNLSIEGFTIVDGVNFHPLKLDYDDKNESYSIYYQTPDEKIHDLTTKLTGGQLGAQLDLRGRDYDKAEGTYDDGIIQGYLDALNTFSKTLITETNNLYAGSAKSSATSDYLEGLTGDVPLMNYDRTIQAGSFDIVIYDEKGAEKVRKTITIDVTTTMDDLMRQINGNTDDNKNNNNQDDVDDFMNASFSFDAQSNSGLFQINAKNGFKVSIEDKGTNFAGAFSVGGFFSGNDASDIRVKDSILNDPTSVRASKNGVDSGNNMANQIIQLQYEKVSFYNKDGTIDELTMEEYYRKFTGKIASDGENNSVIHKSNMTLYNSVYAEYQSKSGVNTNEELAALIQWQSSYGAAAKIVTTVDQMLDTLLGLKS, from the coding sequence ATGGGTATCTTTGCGACCTTACATACAGGAGTTACAGGTTTAAAAGCGAGTGAAGTGCAAATCGCCACTACGGGTAATAATATCTCCAATGCCAATTCTACTTTTTATACTCGTCAAAGAGTTGTGCAAACGACAAATGGCTATATTACCACAGGCGGAGTGCAAGTTGGCACAGGGACGGCGATAGAAAGCATAGTGAGACTTCACGATGAACACGCCTATTTTAAGCTTAAAAATGCAAGCACACAGCAAGAATACACAGGCTATTTAAAGCAAGTTTTAGAAGAAATAGGACAACGCTTCCCAGACCTTAAAAATACAGGCATTTTAAATAATTTAGAAAATTATAATAAGGCTTGGAATGATTTTGCTTCAAATCCTAACGAAAATGCGACTAAAATCGCCCTTGTAAATGCAACCAAAACTTTAGCCGAAAGTGTCAATGAAGCACACAGCACTTTAAGCAAAATTCAAAAAAAGGTTAATGACGACATTAAAGCAACAGTGGATGAGATTAACCGCATAGGAGAGGAAATCGCATATTTAAATAAGCAAATTTATGGTGAGGAAGCTTTACCGACAGACCACGCAAATGAGTTAAGAGATAGACGCGATGAGCTAGAGCTTACACTCTCTAAACTTGTTAATAGCGTAGCAAGTAAAAATGAGATAGACCAAGATAATCGCTTCGAGCAAACCATAAAAGACCCCGGACATCATTATAATCTTAGCATAGAGGGCTTTACTATCGTTGATGGTGTGAATTTCCACCCTTTAAAGTTGGACTATGATGACAAAAATGAATCTTATAGCATTTATTATCAAACCCCAGATGAAAAAATCCACGATTTAACGACAAAGCTCACAGGCGGACAGCTTGGAGCGCAACTTGATTTAAGAGGGCGTGATTATGACAAGGCTGAGGGGACTTATGATGATGGGATTATACAGGGCTATCTTGATGCTTTAAATACTTTTTCTAAGACCTTAATCACCGAAACAAATAATCTTTACGCAGGTTCTGCTAAAAGTTCGGCGACTTCTGATTATTTAGAAGGCTTAACGGGTGATGTGCCTTTGATGAATTATGACAGAACGATACAGGCGGGGAGTTTTGACATTGTCATTTATGATGAAAAAGGGGCGGAGAAGGTTAGAAAAACCATTACTATCGATGTAACGACCACGATGGACGATTTAATGCGTCAAATCAATGGTAACACAGATGATAATAAAAATAACAACAACCAAGACGATGTTGATGATTTTATGAACGCAAGTTTTAGCTTTGACGCACAAAGTAATAGCGGACTTTTTCAAATCAACGCTAAAAACGGCTTTAAAGTTTCCATAGAAGATAAAGGCACAAATTTCGCAGGAGCTTTTAGTGTGGGAGGATTTTTTAGCGGAAACGATGCGAGTGATATTAGGGTAAAAGATAGCATTTTAAACGACCCTACCAGCGTAAGAGCAAGTAAAAACGGCGTAGATAGTGGTAATAATATGGCAAATCAAATTATCCAGCTTCAGTATGAAAAAGTGAGCTTTTATAATAAAGACGGCACGATTGATGAGCTGACTATGGAGGAATATTATCGCAAATTCACGGGTAAAATCGCAAGTGATGGCGAAAATAACAGCGTAATCCACAAGAGCAATATGACTCTTTATAATTCCGTTTATGCCGAGTATCAAAGTAAAAGCGGGGTCAATACCAACGAAGAACTTGCCGCACTAATTCAGTGGCAGTCAAGCTACGGCGCTGCGGCTAAAATCGTTACCACAGTCGACCAAATGCTAGACACCCTACTAGGACTTAAATCTTAA
- a CDS encoding FAD-dependent oxidoreductase: MYDYLIVGAGLFGSIFAYEASKRGKKCLVLERREHTGGNCYTKEMAEKNVHFCGRLGEYRYYDMQDVVKSALKFCESELGK; this comes from the coding sequence ATGTATGATTATTTGATAGTTGGGGCGGGGCTTTTTGGGAGCATTTTTGCGTATGAGGCGAGTAAGAGAGGTAAAAAATGCCTTGTGCTTGAAAGAAGAGAGCATACAGGTGGGAATTGTTACACGAAAGAAATGGCGGAAAAAAATGTGCATTTTTGCGGGAGGCTTGGGGAATATCGTTACTATGATATGCAAGATGTGGTAAAATCCGCTTTGAAATTTTGTGAAAGTGAGTTAGGAAAATGA
- a CDS encoding glycosyltransferase family 2 protein codes for MKVSVIIPSLNSINYYDECIKSVINQSLKEIEIICVDANSTDGTLELIKKYQAKDERIKLIISDKKSYGYQMNLGIAAASGEYIGIVESDDYIDLDMYKELYALAKNKNVDILKSDIYNFYDKEKREFEYKNIAYDEGFYHKDLHFESAGAV; via the coding sequence GTGAAAGTTTCTGTTATTATCCCCTCTTTAAATTCAATTAATTATTATGATGAATGTATTAAAAGCGTCATCAATCAAAGCTTAAAAGAGATAGAAATCATCTGTGTTGATGCAAATTCTACGGACGGCACACTTGAGCTTATCAAAAAATATCAAGCTAAGGACGAGCGGATAAAGCTCATCATCAGTGATAAAAAAAGCTATGGCTATCAAATGAATTTAGGTATTGCGGCGGCAAGTGGCGAGTATATAGGGATAGTGGAGAGTGATGATTATATAGACCTTGATATGTATAAAGAGCTTTACGCTTTAGCTAAAAATAAAAATGTTGATATTTTAAAAAGTGATATTTATAATTTTTATGATAAAGAAAAAAGAGAATTTGAGTATAAGAATATAGCTTACGATGAGGGATTTTATCACAAGGATTTGCATTTTGAATCAGCCGGGGCTGTTTAG
- a CDS encoding thioredoxin fold domain-containing protein has protein sequence MKKIILLASACLSLFAASDKEILDFYSSSVKAQFPDAKLSIVKREKVADTGFESVVLSIEVQGAKQEEVLFTKDNLIVPDIIDLKAKISYRQEFEVKKFQEARENFSKNAKTEVQKEKMIISLGDKTKPSIYVFSDPECPYCIEQLKGIEEELKTKQINLILTPVAHGKSAFEKSALIYKESKNAKTDAEKLAILRKYFDPELKSYPKISEAETKAIFELYRKYRSLGLVATPTIIE, from the coding sequence ATGAAAAAAATTATATTATTAGCAAGTGCTTGTTTAAGCCTTTTTGCCGCGAGTGATAAAGAAATTTTAGACTTTTACTCTAGCAGTGTTAAAGCACAATTTCCAGACGCAAAACTTAGCATAGTCAAAAGAGAGAAAGTTGCCGATACGGGCTTTGAAAGCGTAGTGTTAAGCATAGAGGTGCAAGGCGCAAAGCAAGAGGAGGTGCTTTTCACAAAGGATAATTTAATCGTCCCTGACATTATTGATTTAAAGGCAAAAATTTCTTACCGCCAAGAATTTGAAGTCAAAAAATTCCAAGAAGCAAGAGAAAATTTTAGCAAAAATGCCAAAACAGAAGTGCAAAAAGAAAAAATGATTATCTCTTTAGGGGATAAAACTAAGCCTAGCATTTATGTTTTTTCTGACCCAGAATGCCCTTACTGCATAGAGCAGCTTAAGGGTATAGAAGAAGAGCTTAAAACCAAGCAAATCAACCTTATCCTAACCCCAGTCGCACACGGAAAAAGTGCTTTTGAAAAATCCGCTTTGATTTATAAAGAAAGCAAAAATGCCAAAACAGACGCCGAAAAACTTGCCATTTTAAGAAAGTATTTTGACCCAGAGCTTAAAAGCTACCCTAAAATAAGCGAAGCCGAAACAAAAGCCATTTTTGAACTTTATAGAAAATACCGCTCCTTAGGGCTTGTCGCTACACCGACCATCATAGAATGA
- a CDS encoding TIGR02757 family protein — MKKCEKLREKALLKAELDKLALKENSKEGLEKFPDPLQIAKPKKDAYIALMCALFSYGSSKNIVKFLKTLDFSLIDKSENEIKKAMKNLKYRFQNEEDITQIFITFARLKNKYKNLEEIFTEPYKKSGKVSDGILNFIKIVYEINPCKSKGYTHFFGSTWQDEPKSPLKRYNMFLRWMVRKDELDMGLWRGISPADLLIPLDTHTQKISLKHGLLTRKSYDFKAVLELTQNLKKLDPKDPIKYDFALYRLGQNGS; from the coding sequence ATGAAAAAATGTGAAAAATTGAGAGAGAAGGCTTTGCTAAAAGCTGAGCTTGACAAGTTGGCTCTTAAGGAAAATTCCAAAGAGGGCTTAGAAAAATTTCCAGACCCTTTACAAATCGCCAAGCCCAAAAAAGACGCCTACATCGCTTTAATGTGCGCTTTGTTTTCTTATGGTAGTTCTAAAAATATCGTTAAATTTCTAAAAACGCTTGATTTTTCTTTGATAGACAAAAGCGAAAATGAAATTAAAAAAGCGATGAAAAATTTAAAATACCGCTTTCAAAACGAAGAAGATATAACGCAAATTTTTATCACTTTTGCTAGGCTTAAAAATAAGTATAAAAATTTAGAGGAAATTTTTACAGAGCCTTATAAAAAAAGCGGCAAAGTTAGCGATGGAATTTTAAATTTCATTAAAATTGTTTATGAAATCAATCCTTGTAAAAGTAAGGGTTATACGCATTTTTTTGGCAGCACTTGGCAAGATGAGCCAAAATCCCCTTTAAAGCGTTATAATATGTTTTTGCGTTGGATGGTGCGTAAAGATGAGCTTGATATGGGGCTTTGGAGAGGAATTTCACCAGCTGATTTACTTATCCCTCTTGACACGCACACGCAAAAAATTTCTCTAAAACACGGACTTTTAACGCGTAAAAGCTATGATTTTAAAGCCGTTTTAGAACTGACACAAAATTTAAAAAAATTAGACCCAAAAGACCCTATAAAGTATGATTTCGCACTTTATAGGCTGGGGCAGAACGGAAGTTAA
- the metF gene encoding methylenetetrahydrofolate reductase [NAD(P)H], with product MCSFSFEVFPPRRDETIKNLDAILEDLGRLSPNFISVTFGAGGSINSQNTLEVASLIQEKYQIPSIVHLPCIHSSKEKITAILKECKQRGLNKILALRGDVCEGLEKSKDFSYANDLISFIKKQENFEIYAACYPEKHSEAKNIIEDIHHLKNKVNVGTDKLITQLFYDNEDFYAFKQNCALSGIKVPIYAGIMPITNKRQILKISQLCGAKIPTKFTKILEKYENNTLALEDAGIAYAIDQIVDLITSGVDGIHLYTMNKTKAAIRIYEAVKHLPKEENEAKNVL from the coding sequence ATGTGTAGCTTTTCCTTTGAAGTTTTTCCGCCAAGAAGAGATGAAACTATCAAAAATTTAGACGCTATTTTAGAGGATTTAGGGCGATTAAGCCCTAATTTCATCAGCGTAACCTTTGGCGCAGGTGGCTCTATAAATTCACAAAACACCCTAGAAGTGGCAAGTCTTATCCAAGAAAAATACCAAATTCCTAGCATAGTGCATTTACCTTGCATACACTCAAGTAAAGAAAAAATTACAGCTATACTCAAAGAGTGCAAGCAAAGAGGGCTTAATAAAATTCTAGCCCTTAGAGGAGATGTGTGCGAGGGGCTAGAAAAGAGTAAGGATTTTTCTTATGCAAATGATTTAATTTCTTTTATCAAAAAGCAAGAAAATTTCGAAATTTACGCCGCTTGCTACCCTGAAAAACACAGCGAGGCTAAAAACATCATCGAGGATATTCATCATCTTAAAAATAAGGTAAATGTTGGCACAGATAAACTCATCACGCAACTTTTTTATGATAACGAGGACTTTTACGCTTTTAAGCAAAATTGTGCTTTAAGTGGTATAAAAGTGCCGATTTATGCGGGGATTATGCCTATTACAAACAAAAGGCAAATTTTAAAAATTTCACAACTTTGTGGGGCTAAAATCCCCACTAAATTTACTAAAATTTTAGAAAAATATGAAAACAATACCTTAGCCCTAGAAGACGCTGGCATCGCCTATGCGATAGACCAAATCGTTGATTTAATCACTAGCGGGGTGGATGGAATTCATCTTTATACTATGAATAAAACCAAAGCGGCTATAAGAATTTATGAAGCGGTAAAACATTTACCAAAAGAAGAAAACGAGGCTAAAAATGTGCTTTAA
- the luxS gene encoding S-ribosylhomocysteine lyase, which yields MPLLDSFKVDHTKMPAPAVRLAKMMKTPKGDDICVFDLRFCIPNKDLMSEKGTHTLEHLFAGFMRDHLNSNSVEIIDISPMGCRTGFYMSLIGTPDEITVAKAWEASMKDVLNVQDESKIPELNIYQCGTCKMHSLDEAKQIAQKVLNSSIGVMSNEELKLENV from the coding sequence ATGCCTCTACTAGATAGTTTCAAGGTCGACCATACTAAAATGCCAGCACCTGCCGTGCGTCTTGCTAAGATGATGAAAACGCCAAAGGGTGATGATATTTGTGTTTTTGATTTGCGTTTTTGCATACCTAATAAGGACTTAATGAGTGAAAAAGGCACGCACACTTTAGAGCATTTATTTGCCGGCTTTATGAGGGACCATTTAAATTCAAATTCGGTAGAAATTATCGACATTTCACCTATGGGCTGTCGCACGGGCTTTTATATGAGCTTAATAGGAACGCCCGATGAAATCACTGTGGCAAAAGCGTGGGAAGCAAGTATGAAAGATGTTTTAAATGTGCAAGATGAAAGCAAAATCCCAGAGCTTAATATCTATCAATGCGGAACTTGCAAAATGCACTCTTTAGATGAAGCCAAGCAAATCGCTCAAAAAGTTTTAAATTCGAGCATAGGCGTGATGAGTAACGAAGAATTAAAACTTGAAAATGTTTAA
- the metE gene encoding 5-methyltetrahydropteroyltriglutamate--homocysteine S-methyltransferase, producing MKNAIISYPRIGANRELKFAIEKYFKKQSTQEELLACAKDLRARHWKEIKEAGIDFIPSNDFSFYDTVLDTAVLFNIVASRYRALNLEPLEQYFAQSRGYQGEKGDTTALAMKKWFNTNYHYLVPECDSAELIALSGDKIFKEYLEAKEQGIETKPVLVGIFTLFKLIAFKDESTQKLAQKKLLNAYLELFEKLNDLGVQWLELDEPYLVYDLSEKDLALFDEFYKELLSHKKGLKILLQSYFGDVRDIYAKLLEYNFDGLGLDFIEGKESLNLIKQYGFSKDKILFAGIVNGKNIYANDYAKSLKLIKELQKYAQNIVLNTSCSLLHVPYSTEFETKLEKNYLKLFAFAKQKLKELKDLKEILNSSEENPLFKANQELFTNIPNRFDEKVKARLNSLKKEDFVRKPEFKERIKIQEGVLNLPLLPTTTIGSFPQSADVRSNRLAFKQQKISAQNYTEFNQQKIKECIQIQEEIGLDVLVHGEFERNDMVEYFGENLQGFLFTQNGWVQSYGTRCVKPPVIWGDVSRTKPITLSWSKFAQSLSKKIVKGMLTGPVTILNWSFPREDISLKESTEQIALAIRDEVLDLEKEGIKIIQIDEAALREKLPLRKSDWHSEYLNWAIPAFNLVHSGVKASTQIHTHMCYSEFNDILKDIDALDADVISFEASRSNLELLDTLKAVNFKTQVGPGVYDIHSPRVPSEEEIKTTIEKILARLPKEQIWINPDCGLKTRGYEEVVLALKNLVAATRKVRNSL from the coding sequence ATGAAAAACGCAATCATTTCTTACCCAAGAATAGGTGCAAATAGGGAATTAAAATTTGCTATTGAGAAGTATTTTAAAAAGCAAAGCACGCAAGAGGAGCTTTTAGCCTGTGCTAAGGACTTAAGGGCTAGACACTGGAAAGAGATTAAGGAAGCTGGGATTGACTTTATCCCTAGTAATGACTTTTCTTTTTATGATACCGTGCTAGATACTGCGGTGCTTTTTAATATTGTCGCTAGTCGTTATAGAGCTTTAAATTTAGAGCCGCTAGAGCAGTATTTTGCCCAAAGTAGAGGCTATCAAGGCGAAAAGGGCGATACTACGGCTTTGGCGATGAAAAAGTGGTTTAATACAAATTACCATTACCTAGTGCCTGAATGTGATAGTGCAGAGCTTATAGCACTAAGCGGGGATAAAATTTTTAAAGAATATCTCGAAGCAAAAGAGCAAGGTATAGAAACTAAGCCTGTTTTAGTGGGAATTTTTACCCTCTTTAAGCTCATAGCCTTTAAAGATGAAAGCACACAAAAACTAGCTCAAAAAAAGCTTTTAAACGCTTACCTAGAGCTTTTTGAAAAATTAAACGATTTAGGGGTGCAGTGGCTAGAGCTTGATGAGCCTTATTTGGTTTATGATTTAAGCGAGAAAGATTTAGCCTTATTTGATGAATTTTATAAAGAGCTTTTAAGTCATAAAAAAGGACTTAAAATTTTACTGCAAAGCTATTTTGGAGATGTAAGAGACATTTATGCTAAGCTTTTAGAATATAATTTTGACGGCTTGGGGCTTGATTTTATAGAGGGAAAAGAGAGCTTAAATTTGATTAAGCAATACGGCTTTTCTAAGGATAAAATCCTTTTTGCAGGTATTGTTAATGGTAAAAATATTTACGCTAATGATTATGCTAAAAGTTTAAAGCTCATTAAAGAGCTTCAAAAATACGCGCAAAACATTGTTTTAAATACCTCTTGTTCGCTTTTGCATGTGCCTTATAGCACGGAATTTGAAACTAAGCTTGAAAAAAATTATCTCAAACTTTTTGCCTTTGCAAAACAAAAGCTTAAAGAGCTTAAAGACTTAAAAGAAATTTTAAATAGCAGTGAAGAAAATCCGCTTTTCAAAGCCAATCAAGAACTTTTTACAAATATCCCTAACCGCTTTGATGAAAAGGTTAAAGCAAGGCTTAATAGCCTAAAAAAAGAAGATTTTGTGCGTAAGCCTGAATTTAAAGAACGCATTAAAATCCAAGAAGGCGTTTTAAATCTCCCGCTTTTACCGACTACAACCATAGGTTCTTTCCCGCAAAGTGCCGATGTGCGCTCCAACCGCCTCGCCTTTAAACAGCAAAAAATTTCAGCACAAAACTACACGGAATTTAATCAACAAAAAATTAAAGAATGCATACAAATCCAAGAAGAAATAGGGCTTGATGTGCTAGTGCACGGTGAATTTGAAAGAAACGATATGGTGGAGTATTTTGGTGAGAATTTGCAGGGCTTTTTATTTACACAAAATGGCTGGGTGCAAAGCTATGGAACAAGATGCGTTAAGCCGCCTGTGATTTGGGGCGATGTATCACGCACTAAGCCTATCACGCTTTCTTGGTCCAAATTTGCCCAAAGCCTTAGCAAAAAAATCGTAAAAGGTATGCTCACAGGTCCTGTAACTATACTCAACTGGTCTTTTCCAAGAGAAGATATTAGCCTAAAAGAAAGCACGGAGCAAATCGCTTTAGCTATAAGAGATGAAGTTTTAGACCTTGAAAAAGAGGGTATAAAAATCATACAAATTGACGAAGCGGCGTTAAGAGAAAAGCTTCCTTTAAGAAAAAGCGACTGGCATAGTGAGTATTTAAACTGGGCTATCCCTGCCTTTAACCTCGTTCATAGCGGCGTTAAAGCCTCGACTCAAATTCACACGCATATGTGTTATAGTGAATTTAACGACATTTTAAAGGATATTGACGCTTTGGATGCGGATGTGATTTCTTTTGAAGCGAGCCGTTCGAATTTAGAGCTTTTAGACACGCTTAAGGCGGTTAATTTTAAAACGCAAGTAGGACCTGGAGTATATGATATACACAGCCCTAGAGTGCCAAGCGAAGAAGAGATAAAAACGACCATAGAGAAAATTTTAGCAAGGCTTCCTAAAGAACAAATTTGGATTAATCCCGATTGCGGACTTAAGACTAGGGGCTATGAAGAAGTGGTTTTAGCGCTTAAAAATTTAGTCGCAGCGACTCGAAAAGTTAGGAATAGTTTATAA
- a CDS encoding flagellin, with protein sequence MGFRINTNVGALNAKANADLNSKSLDQSLARLSSGLRINSAADDASGMAIADSLRSQASTLGQAINNGNDAIGILQTADKAMDEQLKILDTIKTKATQAAQDGQSTKTRNMLQADINRLMEELDNIANTTSFNGKQLLSGGFINQEFQIGSQSNQTVKASIGSTQSSKIGLTRFETGQQVIKSGEVNMTIKNYNGIEDFKFQKVVISTSVGTGLGALAEEINRVADRTGVRASFNVQTVGSKVIEKGTTNDDFAINGVKIGKIAYEAGDKNGALLSAINSVKDTTGVQAALDEEGKLVLTSNEGRGIKITGSIGAGAGIAKNMEENYGRLSLVKNDGRDIAIEGTGFGFDNDKLVSQASVSLRETKGQISKDLAEAMGFNSVDRLGSIQIGVSALSVLEGTGMSTITTLVNGAGSGFSQWVTSKISNVGQMVDIGPGLGQLSTMSFSAVGLSGLSKLTFSSVYTVGINALSTVNGDLLVGSAQAGGLSVALSVLGVVRETKRNDNIGKEQTAGVTTLKGAMAVMDVVETATINLDQIRADIGSVQNQIQATINNITVTQVNVKAAESTIRDVDFASESANYSKANILAQSGAYAMAQANASQQHVLRLLQ encoded by the coding sequence ATGGGATTTCGTATTAACACAAATGTTGGCGCACTTAACGCTAAAGCTAACGCTGATTTAAACAGCAAAAGTCTAGACCAATCTCTTGCGAGACTAAGCTCTGGTCTTAGGATTAACTCAGCAGCAGATGATGCTTCAGGTATGGCTATCGCGGATAGTTTGCGTTCTCAGGCTTCTACCTTAGGACAAGCGATTAACAATGGTAACGATGCCATAGGTATCTTACAAACAGCTGACAAGGCTATGGACGAGCAGCTTAAAATCTTAGATACAATTAAGACTAAAGCAACTCAAGCGGCACAAGATGGACAAAGCACTAAGACAAGAAATATGCTTCAAGCTGACATCAACCGCTTAATGGAAGAGCTTGACAACATCGCTAATACAACTTCTTTCAACGGAAAGCAGTTATTAAGTGGTGGTTTCATCAACCAAGAATTCCAAATCGGCTCTCAATCAAACCAAACCGTAAAAGCAAGTATCGGTTCAACTCAATCAAGTAAAATCGGTCTTACAAGGTTTGAAACAGGTCAGCAAGTTATCAAAAGTGGCGAAGTTAATATGACTATCAAAAACTACAATGGTATCGAGGATTTCAAATTCCAAAAGGTTGTCATCTCTACTTCAGTAGGAACAGGACTTGGCGCTTTAGCTGAAGAAATCAACAGAGTTGCAGATAGAACAGGTGTTCGTGCAAGTTTTAATGTGCAAACTGTGGGTTCTAAGGTTATCGAAAAAGGCACTACTAATGACGATTTCGCTATTAATGGTGTAAAAATCGGTAAAATTGCTTATGAAGCAGGCGATAAAAATGGTGCTTTGCTTTCAGCCATCAATTCCGTCAAAGATACAACAGGCGTTCAAGCAGCTTTAGATGAAGAGGGAAAACTTGTCCTTACTTCGAATGAGGGTCGTGGTATTAAAATCACAGGAAGCATAGGTGCTGGGGCTGGTATCGCTAAAAATATGGAAGAAAACTATGGTCGTTTATCCTTAGTGAAAAACGATGGTAGAGACATCGCTATCGAGGGAACTGGCTTTGGCTTTGATAATGACAAACTTGTTTCTCAAGCTTCTGTATCTTTAAGAGAGACTAAGGGACAAATTTCTAAAGACTTAGCTGAGGCTATGGGCTTTAACTCTGTGGATAGACTAGGAAGTATTCAAATTGGTGTTTCTGCTTTATCTGTTTTAGAGGGAACAGGTATGAGTACAATTACGACTTTAGTCAATGGAGCTGGTAGTGGTTTCTCTCAATGGGTTACAAGTAAAATCTCAAATGTGGGACAAATGGTAGATATAGGACCAGGACTTGGACAGCTTTCTACTATGTCTTTCTCTGCTGTGGGTCTTAGTGGGCTTTCAAAACTGACTTTCTCAAGTGTTTATACTGTGGGAATTAATGCACTTTCAACGGTCAATGGAGACTTGCTAGTTGGTTCAGCTCAGGCGGGTGGTTTAAGTGTAGCGCTTAGTGTGCTTGGCGTTGTGAGAGAAACAAAGAGAAATGACAATATAGGCAAAGAGCAAACCGCAGGTGTAACCACCCTAAAAGGTGCTATGGCGGTGATGGATGTCGTTGAAACTGCGACCATTAATCTTGACCAAATCCGTGCGGACATCGGTTCTGTGCAAAACCAAATTCAAGCGACTATCAACAACATTACCGTAACTCAGGTAAATGTTAAAGCTGCTGAATCAACTATCCGTGATGTGGATTTTGCAAGTGAAAGTGCAAACTACTCTAAAGCAAATATCCTAGCTCAAAGTGGAGCTTACGCGATGGCTCAAGCAAACGCTAGCCAACAACATGTTTTAAGACTACTTCAGTAG